The DNA sequence CACTCCAGGTGGAACGCTTGGTGGATTCATGATAGTAGTTGATGTTGCTCTGCTCATCCGTCACATCGTAGCGGTATGACCATTCGTTGACGGCATAGGCCAGGTTGAGGCCCAGCCCGATGCGGTCGGTCACGGCGTATTCGTACTTCAGGTAGAGCGGCCCGACCCCCTTGTGGTCGAGGTCCAGGTAGTCGTCGAAGCTCCGATTCAGGTTGCCCAGGAAGGTCACGGCGCCGTGGCCCACGGAGATGGCATGGCCGCCTTCCCGGAAGCCCTGGGCCTGCAGGGTGGTGTGGCCCATCATGCCGGCAAGGGCACCGAGGGCGATGAAGGATCTGATGTTGGTTCGCATGGTGTTGTGAGTTGTTCGAGGCTTGTGACGCCCGGGCCGTTCGCTTGTTACAGGCCCATGATCCGCCCAGCCGATACCTTCGCCGACCG is a window from the Flavobacteriales bacterium genome containing:
- a CDS encoding outer membrane beta-barrel protein, which codes for MRTNIRSFIALGALAGMMGHTTLQAQGFREGGHAISVGHGAVTFLGNLNRSFDDYLDLDHKGVGPLYLKYEYAVTDRIGLGLNLAYAVNEWSYRYDVTDEQSNINYYHESTKRSTWSALARLNYHFGNSDRFDPYFGFGLGYRDANWELSSTGPHGGSGVELKSLMPFGFEFTLGARYFLASNIGVYAEVGGAKSVVQGGLVARF